Part of the Desulfatiglans anilini DSM 4660 genome is shown below.
TGAACCTCAAAGGCGCGCTGCATGTACTTGCGGGTCTTCACGAGGTTCTTAGGGGTGTCGACCGCCCCGCGGGCGACAAAGGTCGTGCCGGTCAGTCCGCCCAAAAGTTCCGCCATCCGGATGGGGAAACCGTTTACGGCTGGATCTCTTCCAAACGGTGTCGTCGTGGTTTCCTGACCGGGCATCGTCGTCGGGGCCATTTGGCCGCCGGTCATTCCGAAGACCGTATTGTTGACGAAGATGACCGTGATGCGGTCTCCGCGGTTGGCGGCGTGGATGATTTCGGCGGTCCCGATGGCTGCGAGATCCCCGTCCCCCTGATAGGTGAAGACGAAGCGGTCGGGCCGGGCCCGCTTGACACCGGTCGCGACTGCTGCTGCGCGTCCGTGCGGGGCCTCGAGCACATCGACATCCAGATAATCATAAAGAAACACCGAGCAGCCGACGGAGGCCACCGCGATGGACGTTTCCTGCAAGGCATACCGATCGATGCATTCGGCCGTCAGGCGGTGGATGATGCCATGGTGACAGCCCGGGCAGAAGTGGAACGGCACGTCAATGAGGCTTTGGGGTCTTGAAAAAACCTGCTCCATTTATGCGATCCTCTTTTTGTAGACTTTGGCGATTTCATGAAAGATTTCGTCCGGCGACGGGATGGAGCCGGGCGGTCTGCCATAGAAATCCACCTGGTTCTTCTTGTGTCCGACGGCCAGTTTGACGTCTTCGACCATTTGGCCCGTACTCAGTTCCACCGCCATGAAATTTCTGATCTTCCGGGAGATCTTTTCCAGCGCAGCATAGGGAAAGGGGTAAAGGGTGATCGGTCGCAGGAGGCCGATCAGCATGCCTTTTTCACGGGCCATACCCACAGCGCTCTTCACGATGCGTGCCAGTGAGCCGAATGCGACGACGAGCAGCTTCGCATCATCCAAATTCTGGGTTTCAAAGCGGATCTCGCGCTTCATCTGCTGATACTTGCGGTAAAGGAACCAGTTGTGGTCCGTGAGTTCGCCTTCCGAGAGGTAGAGGGATTTGAGGATCCGGCGGGGCCGCCCGGAGGCGCCCGTAAGAATCCAATCCTTTTCGGGGGGGGTTCCTCTGTATGGGCGTGTTTTCAAGGGTTCTTTGATCTGCCCCAGCAATGCGTCGCCCAGGATTAGAACCGGATTCCGGTATTTGTCGGCGAGGTCGAAGGCCCGCATCGTGAGGTCATAGGCCTCCTGGACGGATGAGGGGGCCAGAACGATCGTCCGGTAGTCCCCGTGCCCGCCGCCCCTGGTGGCCTGAAAATAGTCGCCCTGCGATGGCGAGATCCCCCCGAGGCCGGGTCCACTGCGGCTCATGTTGACAATGACACCCGGTATCTGGCTGCCGCACAGGTAAGAAATCCCCTCCTGCTTCAGGGAAATGCCCGGGCTCGAAGAGGAGGTCATGGCCCGTGCTCCGGTGGCGCTTGCGCCCAGGAGCATGTTGATGGACGCTATCTCGCTTTCGGCCTGTATGAAAGTGCCCCCGACGGCCGGCAGATGCTTGGACATATACTCCGGGATGTCGTTCTGGGGAGTGATGGGATAGCCGAAATAAAAACGGCATCCGGCTTCGATGGCGCCCATGGCGATGGCTTCGTTGCCTTTTACGAACAAAGTCTCCAAACCGTTTTTCTCCTCAATGCCATCGCTTCCACAAAGGGAAGGGAGCGATGGGAATCTCGAACTGCTTCATCTTCCGCCTGAAGACGACGGTTTTTGCCCCTGCGCCAATGATCGAGGGCTGTGCAATGCTCTCGGGCTCGAGGTTGTCCTGTTTTGTCTTCAGGCCTCGTTTGGTGGTGCGGATAGTTCCACTGGCCTCCAGGGAGGGCAACGTTCCCTATCGATAGTTCTTCACCGGTGTCTGCCGCCTGAATCTTCAGGATTTCCCGAGCAGGGTTGGCATGGCAAGCCGCGCAGCGGGGCGAATAGGTACCCCGTTCTCGAAGATGACAACCCCTTAAGATTCAATCCATGTTCCCGAGGTGTACCGGCTGCCTGAGATGCTTCGCAGAACACGGGTTTCCGACGTCTGAAAACCGATTCAGCGCCGGACAGGGGACACCATTCTAAGCGTTTTTACGAGGGGATATCATTTGTACACCGTGATCACCACATCGGGGCACATCTCAGCGCACAGTTTACAACCGGTGCATGCCTCCATATCGCTGATGTGAGCGGTGGGATAACCCGACAGATTGATGGAGGAGCTGATACTGAGGAGCCCTTTGGGACAGGCCAGTACGCAGAGTCC
Proteins encoded:
- a CDS encoding thiamine pyrophosphate-dependent enzyme, with protein sequence MEQVFSRPQSLIDVPFHFCPGCHHGIIHRLTAECIDRYALQETSIAVASVGCSVFLYDYLDVDVLEAPHGRAAAVATGVKRARPDRFVFTYQGDGDLAAIGTAEIIHAANRGDRITVIFVNNTVFGMTGGQMAPTTMPGQETTTTPFGRDPAVNGFPIRMAELLGGLTGTTFVARGAVDTPKNLVKTRKYMQRAFEVQTTGEGFGFVEILSACPTNWKMSPERANKRVKEEMIPYFPLGIFKGGDA
- a CDS encoding 3-methyl-2-oxobutanoate dehydrogenase subunit VorB, whose translation is METLFVKGNEAIAMGAIEAGCRFYFGYPITPQNDIPEYMSKHLPAVGGTFIQAESEIASINMLLGASATGARAMTSSSSPGISLKQEGISYLCGSQIPGVIVNMSRSGPGLGGISPSQGDYFQATRGGGHGDYRTIVLAPSSVQEAYDLTMRAFDLADKYRNPVLILGDALLGQIKEPLKTRPYRGTPPEKDWILTGASGRPRRILKSLYLSEGELTDHNWFLYRKYQQMKREIRFETQNLDDAKLLVVAFGSLARIVKSAVGMAREKGMLIGLLRPITLYPFPYAALEKISRKIRNFMAVELSTGQMVEDVKLAVGHKKNQVDFYGRPPGSIPSPDEIFHEIAKVYKKRIA
- a CDS encoding 4Fe-4S binding protein encodes the protein MALIKFREERCKGCGLCVLACPKGLLSISSSINLSGYPTAHISDMEACTGCKLCAEMCPDVVITVYK